In the Jatrophihabitans endophyticus genome, one interval contains:
- a CDS encoding TraR/DksA family transcriptional regulator, translating to MATGTMWTPTTWTSESTGPRTLTATELAQLRMMLDEQRGFRLEQLAALRRPGTPGPLGSADDEISASLATGAHAALGDIEAALRRMVRGTYGRCTECGTALGLERLEILPQAALCMPCQRRDAADGQPGGGTGSVGGAPVRDTRTGG from the coding sequence ATGGCGACGGGGACGATGTGGACACCGACGACGTGGACGTCCGAGTCGACCGGGCCGCGCACGCTGACCGCGACCGAGCTCGCCCAGCTGCGCATGATGCTCGACGAGCAGCGGGGCTTCCGGCTCGAACAGCTCGCCGCGTTGCGGCGCCCCGGCACGCCCGGACCGCTCGGCAGCGCCGACGACGAGATCTCGGCGTCGCTCGCGACCGGCGCGCACGCCGCGCTGGGCGACATCGAGGCCGCACTGCGCCGCATGGTGCGAGGCACCTACGGCCGCTGCACCGAGTGCGGCACCGCGCTCGGCCTCGAGCGACTCGAGATCCTGCCGCAGGCGGCGCTGTGCATGCCGTGCCAGCGCCGCGACGCCGCCGACGGACAGCCCGGTGGGGGTACCGGCTCCGTCGGCGGCGCGCCCGTCCGCGACACCCGGACGGGCGGCTGA
- a CDS encoding STAS domain-containing protein → MSSLSLSARRENGTAVLSLDGELDLATVPALRDTALAELGEPGTATLVLDLARLTFLDSTGIGCWIELRNHAEGAGKELALRAVPAAARRTVTIAGLAPVFGIDAS, encoded by the coding sequence GTGAGTTCACTGTCCCTCAGCGCGCGTCGCGAGAACGGCACCGCCGTCCTCAGCCTGGACGGCGAGCTCGACCTGGCCACGGTGCCGGCGCTGCGCGACACCGCGCTCGCCGAGCTCGGCGAGCCCGGGACGGCGACGCTCGTCCTCGATCTCGCGCGGCTGACCTTCCTCGACTCCACCGGCATCGGGTGCTGGATCGAGTTGCGCAATCACGCCGAGGGAGCCGGCAAGGAGCTCGCGTTGCGGGCGGTGCCGGCCGCGGCGCGGCGCACCGTGACGATCGCCGGCCTGGCGCCGGTGTTCGGCATCGACGCGTCCTGA
- a CDS encoding ATP-binding protein: protein MGVPTGREFLGDTAAPAGARAYVMATVVELLPGGLDPTLRDDLELVVSELVTNAVRAGSPTVTVGVTAERGRIVLRVGDEGTGWPEPRDAGIHDVNGRGLALVSAMCASWGVRLAGDGKTVWAELEIRSAG from the coding sequence GTGGGCGTGCCGACCGGACGGGAATTCCTCGGGGACACGGCCGCACCGGCCGGCGCACGCGCGTACGTCATGGCCACGGTGGTCGAGCTGCTGCCCGGTGGGCTCGACCCCACACTGCGCGACGACCTGGAGCTGGTGGTGAGCGAGCTCGTCACCAACGCCGTGCGCGCCGGCAGTCCCACCGTCACGGTGGGCGTGACCGCCGAACGTGGCCGGATCGTGTTGCGGGTCGGCGACGAGGGCACCGGCTGGCCCGAGCCGCGCGACGCCGGCATCCACGACGTCAACGGCCGCGGGCTGGCACTCGTCAGCGCGATGTGCGCGTCGTGGGGTGTCCGGCTGGCCGGCGACGGCAAGACGGTGTGGGCCGAGCTGGAGATCCGCTCCGCCGGCTGA
- a CDS encoding phospho-sugar mutase, with protein MTLHDDVRAWIADEVSDRDAGELQALLDAGDDVELAERFGATLTFGTAGLRGPLRAGPNGMNRAVVRRAAAGLAAWLTEHGHAGRPVVVGYDARHGSADFARDSAAILAAAGFEARLLPRVLPTPVLAFAVRRLGAAAGVMVTASHNPPQDNGYKVYADDGAQIVPPADREIEAAIEATGAVRDIALADDVTVLADGIVDEYVDAVAGLVAGDGPRALRIVHTAMHGVGTETVLAVLARAGFADVTPVPEQQRPDPDFPTVAFPNPEEPGALDLALALARRSGADLVIANDPDADRCAAAVPVPGGDWRMLRGDEVGVLLGDAMMRAGMRGTYATTIVSSSLLGVLAAAHGVDYAETLTGFKWISRAAPDLVFGYEEALGYAVAPELVRDKDGVSAALRLAELAATLAAQGSSLLARLDEIAAEHGRYATDQVSLRVAELSLIADTMTRLRTSPPATLLGRPVTVEDLLPATDGLRWRVDGGRVVVRPSGTEPKLKAYLEVVEPGGDAGAAADALARLRDEVAALVGA; from the coding sequence GTGACCCTGCACGACGATGTCCGCGCCTGGATCGCCGACGAGGTCTCCGATCGGGACGCCGGCGAACTGCAGGCGCTGCTCGACGCCGGGGACGACGTCGAGCTGGCCGAGCGCTTCGGCGCCACCCTGACCTTCGGCACCGCCGGCCTGCGCGGCCCGCTGCGCGCCGGGCCGAACGGGATGAACCGCGCGGTCGTGCGCCGCGCGGCGGCCGGTCTCGCGGCCTGGCTGACCGAGCACGGCCATGCCGGCCGTCCGGTCGTGGTGGGCTACGACGCCCGGCACGGCTCGGCCGACTTCGCGCGCGACTCCGCCGCGATCCTCGCCGCCGCCGGCTTCGAGGCCCGACTGCTGCCGCGGGTGCTGCCGACGCCGGTGCTCGCGTTCGCCGTGCGCCGGCTCGGCGCCGCGGCCGGCGTCATGGTGACCGCGTCGCACAACCCGCCGCAGGACAACGGCTACAAGGTCTACGCCGACGACGGCGCGCAGATCGTCCCGCCCGCCGACCGCGAGATCGAGGCGGCGATCGAGGCGACCGGCGCGGTGCGGGACATCGCGCTCGCCGACGACGTGACCGTGCTGGCCGACGGCATCGTCGACGAGTACGTCGACGCGGTGGCCGGGCTCGTCGCCGGCGACGGACCCCGCGCCCTGCGGATCGTGCACACCGCGATGCACGGCGTGGGCACCGAGACCGTGCTGGCGGTGCTGGCCCGGGCCGGGTTCGCCGACGTCACCCCGGTCCCGGAGCAGCAGCGCCCGGACCCCGACTTCCCGACCGTCGCCTTCCCCAATCCCGAGGAGCCGGGCGCGCTGGACCTCGCGCTCGCCCTCGCCCGCCGGAGCGGTGCCGACCTCGTCATCGCCAACGACCCCGACGCCGACCGCTGCGCCGCGGCGGTGCCGGTGCCCGGTGGCGACTGGCGGATGCTGCGCGGCGACGAGGTCGGCGTGCTGCTGGGTGACGCGATGATGCGTGCCGGTATGCGGGGCACCTACGCCACGACCATCGTGTCGTCCTCGCTGCTCGGCGTCCTCGCCGCCGCCCACGGCGTCGACTACGCCGAGACGCTGACCGGCTTCAAGTGGATCTCGCGCGCCGCGCCCGACCTCGTCTTCGGCTACGAGGAGGCGCTCGGGTACGCGGTGGCGCCGGAGCTGGTACGCGACAAGGACGGCGTCAGCGCGGCGCTCCGGCTCGCCGAGCTCGCCGCGACGCTCGCGGCCCAAGGGTCGTCCCTGCTCGCCCGGCTGGACGAGATCGCCGCCGAGCACGGCCGCTACGCCACCGACCAGGTGTCGCTCCGCGTCGCCGAGCTCTCGCTGATCGCCGACACCATGACGCGGCTGCGCACGTCCCCGCCGGCGACGCTGCTCGGCCGACCGGTGACCGTCGAGGACCTGCTGCCCGCGACGGACGGGCTGCGGTGGCGCGTCGACGGTGGCCGGGTCGTCGTCCGACCGTCCGGGACCGAGCCCAAGCTCAAGGCCTACCTCGAGGTCGTGGAGCCCGGTGGCGACGCGGGCGCGGCGGCGGACGCGCTCGCCCGGCTGCGCGACGAGGTCGCGGCGCTCGTCGGCGCCTGA
- a CDS encoding NAD-dependent epimerase/dehydratase family protein translates to MTVLLTGAAGRIGTALRERLPSFGWEVRGFDREAVPGGVAGDIGSAGDLDGALADGDVTAIVHLAGVPTEAPWPQLRAANVDGLYEVFEAARRHRVPRLVFASSNHAAGFTPNTPGPAADTAPRPDTLYGVTKAFGEALGRYYHDRYAMRVACLRIGTFAPAPHDARALATWLSPDDGARLVDACLRSPDLGFAIVWGVSANARNTWDHAAGRALGYEPRDDAERFAARLTDVEPRPTDALVGGEFTSAGYGIDEIGSDR, encoded by the coding sequence ATGACGGTGCTGCTGACCGGCGCCGCCGGTCGCATCGGGACGGCGCTGCGCGAGCGCCTGCCGTCCTTCGGCTGGGAGGTTCGCGGCTTCGACCGCGAGGCGGTGCCGGGCGGTGTCGCGGGTGACATCGGCTCGGCCGGCGACCTCGACGGCGCCCTGGCCGACGGTGACGTCACCGCGATCGTCCACCTCGCGGGCGTCCCGACCGAGGCGCCGTGGCCGCAGTTGCGGGCCGCGAACGTCGACGGCCTGTACGAGGTCTTCGAGGCCGCTCGCCGCCACCGCGTGCCGCGGCTGGTGTTCGCGTCGTCCAACCACGCCGCGGGGTTCACGCCCAACACGCCCGGCCCGGCGGCCGACACCGCGCCGCGTCCGGACACCCTCTACGGCGTCACCAAGGCCTTCGGCGAGGCGCTCGGGCGCTACTACCACGACCGGTACGCGATGCGGGTGGCGTGCCTGCGCATCGGCACGTTCGCACCCGCCCCGCACGACGCACGCGCCCTCGCCACCTGGCTGTCGCCCGACGACGGCGCCCGGCTCGTCGACGCCTGCCTGCGCAGCCCCGACCTGGGTTTCGCGATCGTCTGGGGTGTGTCGGCCAACGCACGCAACACCTGGGACCACGCGGCCGGTCGGGCCCTGGGCTACGAGCCCCGCGACGACGCGGAGCGGTTCGCGGCGCGGCTGACCGACGTCGAGCCGCGGCCGACCGACGCGCTGGTCGGCGGGGAGTTCACCTCGGCCGGGTACGGCATCGACGAGATCGGGAGCGACCGGTGA
- a CDS encoding purine-nucleoside phosphorylase, producing the protein MTGAPPAASPSAAPTPGSPAEAAGAAAAALAERTGVASHDLAIVLGSGWVPAIDVLPDPGSDVVEFPVTELPGFLPPAVEGHAGRVRSLSVGGKRVLAFLGRTHLYEGRGVEPVVHGVRTAAAAGCRVVVLTNACGGLRPGLSVGDPVLLADHLNLTGRTPLVGARFVDLSDVYAARLRALVREVDPDIAEGVYAQFPGPQYETPAEVRMAGVLGADLVGMSTVLEAVAAHAEGCEVLGISLVTNLAAGLGDPLDHDEVLAVGKAAATRMGELLRRVVPRV; encoded by the coding sequence GTGACCGGAGCGCCCCCCGCAGCGTCCCCCAGCGCCGCCCCCACCCCTGGTAGCCCGGCCGAGGCGGCCGGCGCCGCGGCCGCCGCCCTCGCCGAGCGCACGGGCGTCGCGAGCCACGACCTCGCGATCGTCCTCGGCTCGGGCTGGGTGCCCGCGATCGACGTGCTGCCCGACCCCGGTTCCGACGTCGTCGAGTTCCCGGTCACCGAGCTGCCCGGCTTCCTGCCCCCCGCCGTCGAGGGTCACGCCGGCCGGGTGCGCTCGCTGTCGGTCGGGGGCAAGCGCGTCCTCGCCTTCCTCGGCCGCACCCACCTCTACGAGGGCCGCGGCGTCGAGCCGGTCGTGCACGGCGTGCGCACGGCGGCCGCCGCCGGGTGCCGCGTCGTCGTCCTGACCAACGCCTGCGGCGGGCTGCGGCCGGGGCTGTCCGTCGGCGACCCGGTCCTGCTCGCCGACCACCTCAACCTCACCGGCCGGACCCCGCTCGTCGGGGCCCGCTTCGTCGACCTCTCCGACGTCTACGCGGCCCGGCTGCGCGCCCTGGTCCGCGAGGTCGACCCGGACATCGCCGAGGGCGTGTACGCGCAGTTCCCCGGCCCGCAGTACGAGACGCCGGCCGAGGTCCGCATGGCGGGCGTGCTCGGTGCCGATCTGGTCGGCATGTCGACGGTGCTGGAGGCCGTCGCGGCACACGCCGAGGGCTGCGAGGTGCTCGGCATCTCCCTCGTCACCAACCTGGCCGCCGGGTTGGGCGACCCGCTCGACCACGACGAGGTCCTCGCCGTCGGCAAGGCCGCCGCGACCCGCATGGGCGAACTGCTGCGCCGGGTCGTCCCCCGCGTATGA